A part of Miscanthus floridulus cultivar M001 chromosome 6, ASM1932011v1, whole genome shotgun sequence genomic DNA contains:
- the LOC136456302 gene encoding uncharacterized protein: MADHHPIAGEHPHPSPASSAATALGPLLLLPSELLHEILLRLAVPELLRVRSVARPLSGLISSPDFRRLYHLSSASSGGGGPAAAWLLLFKKLPPRDAAIRGFHGPSGRWFRIPVSAILAPAVPPGEDLYFLAASASSFLFAANGSRELVVVDLTARAARRLPPSPLGPRGTSSWRRFGLKLVADPPGSNRFRFLFAELVNNTPFLFEYRSETDTWQESEAVLAEEGAEPAAAPDGDGTYLCAAHAGPDCVMVYAGPRADDRPVFFRPRFPNAAAAGHGGDRLHVYGDGSAAVVRSAAIDDPTSRTRVKVVTGVDLYGFGAGGSVGGDWELVASVPGDLVEGFRKPYAVMTGLLAEREGVVRLVLISNCRGAWDLVWLSYDRARREWRWVPVPDWGSSKGLNMAGIAVSSTFSRLWPLAAPASSSSSSSHQ; this comes from the exons ATGGCCGACCACCACCCCATCGCCGGCGAGCACCCCCACCCATCGCCCGCGAGCTCGGCCGCCACGGCGCTGGgcccgctgctgctgctcccgtCGGAGCTCCTCCACGAGATCCTGCTCCGCCTCGCCGTCCCGGAGCTCCTCCGCGTGCGCTCCGTGGCGCGCCCGCTCTCCGGCCTCATCTCCTCCCCGGACTTCCGACGCCTCTACCACCTCTCCTCGGCGTCCTCCGGTGGCGGCGGCCCGGCCGCCGCGTGGCTGCTCCTCTTCAAGAAGCTCCCGCCCCGCGACGCCGCCATCAGGGGCTTCCACGGGCCCTCGGGCCGATGGTTCCGCATCCCCGTCTCGGCCATCCTCGCCCCCGCCGTGCCACCGGGCGAGGACCTCTACTTCCTGGCCGCGTCCGCCAGCTCCTTCCTGTTCGCCGCCAACGGCAGCCGCGAGCTCGTGGTCGTCGACCTCACCgcgcgcgccgcgcgccgcctCCCGCCGTCCCCGCTCGGCCCCCGCGGCACCTCCTCCTGGCGTCGCTTCGGCCTCAAGCTCGTCGCCGATCCCCCCGGATCGAACCGGTTTAG GTTTCTGTTTGCCGAGCTGGTGAACAACACGCCATTCCTCTTCGAGTACCGGTCCGAGACCGACACGTGGcaggagtcggaggcggtcctggCCGAGGAGGGGGCAGAGCCGGCGGCCGCCCCAGACGGAGACGGCACCTACCTCTGCGCGGCGCACGCCGGGCCGGACTGCGTGATGGTGTACGCCGGCCCGCGTGCGGACGACCGCCCGGTCTTCTTCCGCCCCCGGTTcccgaacgccgccgccgcgggaCACGGCGGGGACCGGCTGCACGTGTACGGCGACGGGAGCGCGGCCGTGGTGCGGTCGGCGGCGATCGACGACCCGACGAGCCGCACCCGGGTCAAGGTGGTGACGGGCGTGGACCTGTACGGGTTCGGGGCCGGCGGGTCCGTGGGCGGCGACTGGGAGCTGGTGGCCAGCGTGCCGGGCGACCTGGTGGAGGGGTTCCGGAAGCCGTACGCCGTCATGACGGGGCTGCTGGCGGAGCGGGAGGGCGTGGTCCGTCTTGTGCTCATCTCCAACTGCCGGGGCGCGTGGGACCTGGTGTGGCTGTCGTACGACCGCGCGCGCCGCGAGTGGCGGTGGGTGCCCGTGCCGGACTGGGGCAGCAGCAAGGGGCTCAACATGGCCGG